A single genomic interval of Cucumis sativus cultivar 9930 chromosome 7, Cucumber_9930_V3, whole genome shotgun sequence harbors:
- the LOC101209420 gene encoding histone H3-like centromeric protein CSE4, which translates to MARTKQTARKSTGGKAPRKQLATKAARKSAPATGGVKKPHRFRPGTVALREIRKYQKSTELLIRKLPFQRLVREIAQDFKTDLRFQSSAVAALQEAAEAYLVGLFEDTNLCAIHAKRVTIMPKDIQLARRIRGERAFARMARTKQTARKSTGGKAPRKQLATKAARKSAPATGGVKKPHRFRPGTVALREIRKYQKSTELLIRKLPFQRLVREIAQDFKTDLRFQSSAVAALQEAAEAYLVGLFEDTNLCAIHAKRVTIMPKDIQLARRIRGERA; encoded by the exons ATGGCTCGCACCAAGCAGACAGCCAGAAAATCTACCGGAGGCAAGGCTCCGAGGAAGCAACTCGCCACCAAAGCAGCCAGGAAGTCAGCTCCGGCTACCGGTGGAGTGAAGAAGCCACATCGCTTCCGTCCTGGAACCGTCGCACTTCGTGAAATCAGGAAGTACCAGAAGAGCACTGAGCTTTTGATCCGGAAACTTCCGTTTCAACGTTTGGTTCGCGAAATTGCTCAGGATTTCAAGACCGATCTGAGGTTTCAGAGCAGTGCCGTGGCGGCACTTCAGGAGGCCGCGGAGGCCTACTTGGTTGGTTTGTTCGAAGACACGAATCTTTGTGCGATTCATGCCAAGAGAGTTACGATTATGCCTAAGGATATTCAATTGGCTAGAAGGATTAGAGGGGAAAGGGCT TTTGCCCGAATGGCTCGCACCAAGCAAACCGCCAGGAAGTCTACCGGAGGCAAGGCCCCCAGAAAGCAATTGGCCACCAAAGCTGCCAGGAAGTCAGCTCCGGCTACCGGTGGAGTGAAGAAGCCCCATCGTTTCCGTCCTGGTACCGTCGCACTTCGTGAAATCAGGAAGTACCAGAAGAGCACCGAGCTTCTGATCCGAAAGCTTCCGTTTCAACGTTTGGTTCGTGAAATTGCTCAGGATTTCAAGACCGATCTGAGGTTCCAGAGCAGTGCCGTCGCGGCGCTTCAGGAGGCGGCCGAAGCCTATTTGGTTGGTCTGTTTGAGGATACGAATCTTTGTGCTATTCATGCTAAGAGGGTAACCATTATGCCTAAGGATATTCAATTGGCAAGGAGGATTAGAGGGGAAAGGGCTTAG